The segment CAGGTTGTACTTGGTAGCGAACTCGAAATCACGCTCGTCGTGTGCTGGAACGGCCATCACCGCGCCGTCGCCGTAATGCATCAATACATAGTTGGCGACCCATACCGGGAGCTTTTCACCGGTCAGTGGGTGCTCAACGAACAGCGAGGTTGGCAGTCCCTTTTTCTCCTGGGTCGCCATATCGGCTTCGGCCACGCTGCCGCCTTTGCATTCAGCGATAAACGCTTGCAGCTCAGGATTGCCTTGTGCAGCCAGAGTGGCGAGCGGGTGCTCGGCAGCCACGGCTACATAGGTAGCGCCCATGAGGGTGTCGGGACGGGTGGTGAAGACCTTGAGTGCGCCCGCTTCGCCGATGGAGTCGACGTTGTAAGGGAACTGCACTTCCATGCCGCGGGATTTGCCAATCCAGTTACGCTGCATGGTTTTGACCTGCTCGGGCCAACCCGGCATGTCGTCGAGGCTTTCAAGCAGTTCATCCGCATAAGCGGTGATCTTGAAGTAGTACATCGGGATTTCGCGCTTTTCGATCAGCGCGCCCGAACGCCAGCCGCGGCCGTCGATGACCTGTTCGTTGGCCAGAACGGTCTGGTCCAGCGGGTCCCAGTTCACGGTGCCGTTTTTACGGTAGATCACACCTTTTTCGAACAGGCGAGTGAACAGCCATTGTTCCCAGCGGTAGTAATCCGGCTGGCAGGTCGTGATTTCGCGGGACCAGTCCACCGCCAGACCCAGGCTGCGCAGCTGGGTTTTCATGTAGGCAATGTTTTCGTAGGTCCACTTGGCCGGGGCGACATTGTTTTTCATCGCGGCGTTTTCGGCCGGCATGCCGAAGGCGTCCCAACCCATCGGTTGCAGGACGTTTTTACCGAGCATGCGCTGGTAACGGGAGATCACGTCACCGATGGTGTAGTTACGCACATGCCCCATGTGTAGCTTGCCGCTTGGGTACGGGAACATCGACAGGCAGTAGTAAGTCTCTTTGCCTGGATCTTCGCTGACTTCGAAGGACTTTTGGTTGTCCCAGAATGATTGGGCGGCGGCTTCTATTTCACGGGGCTGATATTGTTCGTGCATGGCTACTTGTACTGATAAAGGGTGGCCTAATCCTCTTCAACATAGATCGGCTTTGGTGTTGCCCGGTCAGGTTGGAGCAGGGGTTACAGGAAGTCCCGTAGCATACATGACCCCGCTCTATCGAGGGAAACCCTGATTGCCTCATCACTCCGTTGGTCGCGGCAGCACGCCGGTTTTACAGGCACAGCTAAGCTCTCTTTGGGGGAGATACATTTCCTTTAATGAGGTGGACGGATGGCAGAGTTGCAACGCAGCGCAACAACATCGCAAGTGTATGAGCGGCTGATTGATCGTTTAAGTGTGGCTCTTGATTCAGCAAAGACGGCTGTCCAATTACGTGATGAACGTCCAGTCGAGTTGGAGTTGCGAGGCTTGAGTCGTGCCGAGCTAGAGTTGATCAACCTCTATTTGAATCGGATGGGGCGTGAGGCGATTGAACGCTCGCAAGGCAGCAGGAACATGCAGGATGCCCCCAAGGCCAAGGTCATCTGGCTTAAAGACAGGGTGCAGGGAGCTTAGGGCCTTACGGCGATTCAACGATTCAGGCCGGGCCTTCAGAAAAAGTCGCATCAAGAAAGGTTGTACCCCGGGTTGATGTATCAGGTGTTTGTGTTTGGGTTTCTCACCTGCGCTGTTGATGCGTTCACTCAACCCCCTTAGGCTTCGGGCATCTTTGGAGATGCTCGATGCCTATTCGATATTTTTTAAAACAACTTCTATTACCTCCTGGAATTCTTTTACTCCTCTTGGTGCTTGCCTGGTGGTTGCGTCGTTCGCGCCCGCGTTTGGCGGGTGTCCTGTTCGCCTTGGGGGTGGGCGGTTTTTGGCTGATGAGTTTGCCCGTGATGGTGGAATGGGGCGCGCGGGTGCTCGAGAGCGAGCCGCCGTTGGCCCAAAGCGAGTGGTCCAGGCTTGCGCAGCGGGCGGATGCAATCGTGGTGCTGGGCTCGGGCCGTGAGCGGGGAGACCCGGCATGGGGCAGCGATCAACCGACGGGAATAGGCCTGGAACGCCAGCGATATGCGGCCCGGCTGGCCAAGGCTTCAGGTTTGCCGGTACTGACCACGGGAGGTTTGCACTACGGCACGCCCCCCAGCGAGGCGCAGTTGATGGCGGACTCGTTGCGTGATGACTTTGGTGTGAGCGTGCGCTGGAAAGAAGAACAAAGCCGTACCACGTGGGAAAACGCCAAAATGACTGCAGACATTCTGCTGCCGCTGGGTATCAAACGCGTGGTAGTAGTCACCCACGGCTGGCACATGCCGCGTTCGGTGTGGAGCTTTGAAAAGGCCGGCTTTGAGGTTGTACCCGCTCCCGTTGGATTCTTGAGTGCTGACAACGCTCGGCCGCTGGGTGGCTGGATGCCCGAATACAAATCGTTCTGGCAGTCCGGGCTGTTGATCAATGAAGCGGTCGGGCAGATGTCCTATCCGCTTTTTTACCGGTAACTGAGAGGCGGGGCGTCTGGCTGTTTGTGGGAGCGGGCTTGCTCGCGATGCAAGCCCGGCTGCCACTACACCGTCTTGGCAATCCGGCTGGTGATCAGTGCCCAGCCAATCAGCAGGCTGCACAGGATGATCAGCGGCCACGAGCGCCATTGCAGGTAAGGCGTGAAGTTGTGCATGGGGACTACTTCGCCATACATGATGCCCTGCTCAAACTGCGGGATCTGGGTGGTGATCTGGCCGAACGGATTGATCAGAGCCGTTACGCCATTGTTGGTTGCCCGGATCATCCAGCGGCCTGCTTCCAGGGCGCGCATTTGTGCCATCTGCAAATGTTGCAGCGGGCCAATCGACGTGCCGAACCAGGTGTCGTTACTGATGGTGAGCAAAATATCGCTTTGGGCGGCGAGGTTGGCCACGAAGTCCGGG is part of the Pseudomonas sp. ML2-2023-3 genome and harbors:
- a CDS encoding YdcF family protein, with translation MPIRYFLKQLLLPPGILLLLLVLAWWLRRSRPRLAGVLFALGVGGFWLMSLPVMVEWGARVLESEPPLAQSEWSRLAQRADAIVVLGSGRERGDPAWGSDQPTGIGLERQRYAARLAKASGLPVLTTGGLHYGTPPSEAQLMADSLRDDFGVSVRWKEEQSRTTWENAKMTADILLPLGIKRVVVVTHGWHMPRSVWSFEKAGFEVVPAPVGFLSADNARPLGGWMPEYKSFWQSGLLINEAVGQMSYPLFYR